The region AGCGCCCCATGACTATTTTTTGGAGCGCTGGTCCGTGCGCATGGAGGCTGCCGGATATCTGCAACACACCACGGCAAAACGCGTTGATTGCCTTGTCGCCCTGAAGGAATTCATGCAGCCGCTCCTTGGACATATCGAGCGCCATGATATTCCCGAGGAATTCTCCGCACTGCTGCGCTGCGACACGGGATGGGAACGTTTCCTGATCGAATCCTCCCGCCGTCACAGATCACGCGGCATCACCTTCGACATGTTTCTCGGCTGCTTCAAGACATTCGTGTACAGTCTGCTCGACGTCATCGAACGGATGGACGCCCCATACAGCCACAAAGTGGAGGCGCGCAGACTCGTCCGGCTCTACGGCGACGCGCTTGAAGTGCTCTATCTGCAGGACTGGATCAGGACTTTTCCCGAATTTTCAAACACAAGGCTCGACGAGATGAACAGGCTGCTGACCCTTGAGAAATGCCGCTTCGAGAATATTCTCAACGCCACGTCCGATCTCATGTTCGTGGTGGACGGCAATGGTCTGGTGGCCAACATCAATGCCGCGGTCAAGGCCGTGATGGAAGAGGCTTCGACGCTGAACCGTCCGATCTGGGACGTTCTTTCCCTCGAAGGCGCTTCCGTGGAAGAACTGCTGCGCTACTATCCGGTCGGCATCACCTGCGAACTGGCCCCGTTTGACGAGACCACCATTTACCGGATGCAGATAAACCCCATCAACTCCGTCAGCCTGGCCAGCGACCAGTACATCTTCGTCCTGACCAACATGACCGCGCAGGCCATGCAGCGCCAGACCCTGGAACGCATCGTGGACGAAAAGACCGAGGCGCTGCGCAAGGAAAAAGCGCAGCTCGAGGAAATGAACATCACGCTGCGTAATGTCCTCAAGAGCGTCGGCAAGGAACACGAGGACCACGCCAGCAACCTGGCCGCCAAGGTCAACACGCTCGTCCTGCCCGCACTGGATCGCATCGAATCGGAAAACGACGCCTCGATCCGCAAGGGCTACGTCACCGTCGTCAAGGACCAGCTGACGCGCCTCCTGCCCCGGGACCCCGGCGGCATGCCCCTGCTCCTCAAGCTCACGCAGACGGAGATGAAAGTCTGCCAGTTCATTCAATCCGGCCACTCCAACAAGGACATCGCCGACCTCATGAACCTCTCCGTCGAGACCATCCAGACCCACCGCAAGAACATCCGCCGCAAGCTCGACCTGCTCGGCAAGAGCGTCAGCCTGTACGCCCATCTCAACACCATGGGCCTGCACGACTGACTGGGTAGATAAAACTACCCAACATATACCCTGAATCCCGCCTGTTTATCGTGGCCGTGCGCACGTAATTGGTATAGGAAAGAAATAAAGAACCCTTTTCCCTTTACCGAGGTGCGCCAGCATGAACGACGCAAGTATCGCCTGCATCGAAAGCCTGCGCGATTTCTTTTCCGCATCGAACGCCATGGAATTGGAGGATGCGGCCGTGCGCATCGCCGGAAGCGTCGCTGCCGTCATTCCCCCCGACACGGACTGGACAGCGGTCGAGTATGAATTCAACCGCCTGTTCGTAGGCCCCGCCGCCGTTCCCGCCCCGTTGTATGCATCCGCGTATTGCGAATCCGACCGCGTCCTGATGGGCAAGGCGGCCCTGGAGGCCCGCCGACTGTATCACCAACTCGGTCTGGCCGTGCCCCGGGAGGGAGTCATCCCGGATGACCATCTGGCCTTTGAACTGGAGGCGATGATCGTCCTGAAAAGCGCTCTTGGCGCGGACGCCCCGCCATCCCAGGATGCCAAAGCCCTGCATGCCTGGTTCGTGCACGAGCATCTGGCCCGGTGGCTTGGGCCCTTCATCCTGGCGACCAGGACCCATGCGTCCCCGGGCGGGGTCGTCGCACTGGCCGCGGACGCCCTGGCCGCGTGGTTCGACAAGGAACTCAACACAACTGCGACGCCGCTTCCGGAATGACCGGGCAGGCGACGCGCGAGGAGGATTGCATGTCCCAAAAAACGAGAGCTCTCAGCAGGCGTCAATTCCTTAAAGGGATCTCCGTGGCCGGAGCGGCCTCGCTGCTCCCCTTGAGGCTGCTGATGCCGTATTCGGCCGAGGCCGCGACAGCGTTCAGGGAACAGGATTTCCAGATCTTCAGGAACGCCTGCCCCAGAAACTGCTACGATACCTGTTCCATCAAGACGTTCGTCAAGGACGGGGTGGTCCAGTTCATCGAGGGCGCGCAGGAGTCCACATTCACCCAGGGCGGCCTGTGCGTGAAAGGCTATGCCTATCCGAGGCGCGTCTACAGCCCGGACCGGATCAAATACCCCATGGTGCAGGACGGCCGTCGCACGGGCAACTGGCGCCGCGTTTCGTGGGACGAAGCCATGGACCGCATCGCAGGCAAGATCCTCGAAATAAAGGAAAAGGACGGCTCCCTGCTGGGGCTTGGCCTGACCAAATATTCCGGAAACTTCGGCATCACCAACTACGGCGTCGAGGGCATGATGTCTTCGCTCGGCTATACGACCCGCTTTGTGGGCACACCCTGCTGGCCGGCCGGTATCGACGCCCAGAACTACGACCTTGGCGACATGTGGTGCAACGACCCCGAGGACATGGTCAAATCCAGATACGTAATCATCTGGGGAGCCAATCCCGCGTGGTGCTCGGTGCACTCCATGAAATACGTCAATGAGGCCAAGCGGCGCGGGGCCAAGGTCGTGGTCATCGACCCCGTCTTCACCCAGACCGCCGCCAAGGGCGATGTCTACTGGCAGCCCGAAGCGTCCAGCGACGGCGCACTGGCGCTGGGCATGGCCCGTCACGTCCTCGACCTGGGCCTGGTGGACAGCGATTTCGTGAACAACCACGCCAAGGGCTTCGCCGAATTCGCCGCCTACCTGCGCGAAAACGTCACCGTGGAATGGGCCGCGGGCGTGAGCGGCATCCCCGCCGACCAGATCAGGGAAGTGGCAGAGGAGTTTGCCAGCGCCGATCCGGCCACGATCTGGATCGGCTACGGGATGCAGCGGCACACCAACGGCGGCGCTTCGGTCCGGGCCATCGACGCCCTCGTCGCCATGACCGGCAATGTCGGCAAGGAAGGCGGTGGGGCGCGCTACGGCCACCTGCGAACCTGGGGCTTCAACTACCACGCGCTGCTCCAGAAACAGCCCGAAGGCGCCAAGGGTTTTATCGGAGCGACGGGCCCCAAGGGCGAATTCGACTTCACCAAGGGCGAAGCCGCAAGCTTCACGGACCGCACCGTGAACATCAACAAGACCGCGCAGGCCATCCTGGACACCAAGGACCCCGCCCTGAAAATGCTCTGGGTGTCGTGCAAGAATCCCTTCGCCCAGGACTTCGACCGTCCCAAACTTGAAAAAGCCTTCGACACGCTGGAAATGGTCGTCTCGGTGGAACAGTTCTTCACCGAAACGGTGAACAATTCGGACATCGTGCTGCCGGTGACCACGCTCTTCGAGGAGTGGACCGTCAACGCCTCCTACTGGCACTACTGGGTGGGCATCAACGAGCAGGCCATAAAACCCATGTACGAGACCAAATCGAATATCGAGATTGCCGCCCTGCTCTCCAAAAAGATGAACCAGCTCGCACCCGGCTCCTGCACATTCCCGCAGGACATCGACACCCGGGAATGGCTGGAGAAGGAGTTCAACCAGGGCATCTACGACTACCTGGGCATCAAACACTGGACCGACCTGAAGAACGGCCCCGTCAAGGCAAGGCTCGCGTCCTCGGCCTCCTGGAGCGACAAGAAATTCGGCACGCCTTCCGGCCAGTACGAGTTTCACTCGGAGCTTTGCCAACAGAACGGCCACGATGCCCTGCCAAGATACAAGGAAGGTCGCAAACCGTACGACGAGTTCAGGCTGCTGACGCCGCACACGAAATTCGGTCTGCATTCGCAATTCATCAATCTCGACTGGATGCACGAATTCAACAAGGAACCTTTCCTCTATATGCATCCCGATGACGCGCAAGAAAAGAAGATCGCGGATCTCGACATGGTGCGTGTCTTCAACAAGGTCGGAGAACTCAAAATCAAGGTCAAGCTGACAAGCAACGTCGCCAAGAAATCCCTGGTCATCTATGAAGCGTGGTTTGGACAGGGAAATGACTTCAACGTCCAGAATCTGGTGGATGATGAATCAGCGGACATGGGTGCATACAAGACCGGAGCACCGGGTGTCGCCATTCATGGGCAGTTCGCCAATGTGGAACGGGTCTAAGGAGTGAATGCAATGAAGAAACAATATGCCTTTTTGGTCGATTCGGAGAAATGCATCGGATGCTTCACCTGCGCCATGGCCTGCCGCAACTATTACCATCAGGAGAAGGGCGTTGTGTGGCGGCATGTCTATCCGCTCAATGAAGAAATATATCCGCATCGGGAACGGGCCTTCTTCTCGCTGGCCTGCAACCATTGTGAAAACCCGGCCTGCCTGAACGTATGCCTGGTGGAAGCCTACACCAAGCGCGAGGACGGGGTCGTTGTACACCATCAGGAAAAATGCATCGGCTGCGGAAACTGCATCCGCTCATGCCCTTACGGCGCTCCGGTGTACAATCCCGTGGAGAAACGCGCGGAGAAATGCAGCTTCTGCCACGAACGGCTTGACGCGGGGCTCTTGCCCGCCTGCGTGCAAAGCTGCCCGACAGGCGCACTGAAGCTCATCGATCTGGCCACGATGGAACCCGGAAACCATGTCCAGTTCCCTCCCGGATTTCCGAAAAACGACAAGGTGAACTCCTCCACCCGGTTCATCATGCCCAAAGTTCCAACAATGGTAAGGAGGTAGGCAGATGCAATCCATGGAATTACCACTGGTCCTCTTTACGGTCCTCTCGCAGGCCGCCATCGGCCTCGTTCTCATGAACGCCGTACGTCTTCACGCGGGCCCCGGCGGAGGCAACGCCCGCAAGGAATGGACGCTGGTCGCGGCCTTGATGGGGGTGGGCATCGCGGCCTCCCTCTTTCACCTCGGCCATCCGCTTGAATCCTACCGCGCGCTTGCGCATCTTGAAAAAGCGTGGCTCAGCCGCGAAGTGCTCGCGGCGGGGATTTTCTTCGCGCTGGCGGCCTTCGCAGCGTTCACGGGGCGGGAAAAAGGGTCACCCGTACTGGTCTGGGCCTCGGTGCTGACCGGACTTCTGGCGCTCCTGGCCTCGGGCATGACCTATGCCCCGCCCGCGCTGCCGGCGGTGAACAACGCCCTGCCCACGGTCTTCTTCCTGATCTCCGCCGTGGTCCTTGGCGCCGGGTTCGCAAGCTGGTTCGCCGCCGACGGCAACCAGCCGTTGCTGGCCCGCATCTTTGTGACGGCCCTTGTGGTCGGTCTGGTCGTGCGCCTGACCGTCCCCTGCGCCTGGCTCTCCGGCTCGGAGATCATGCGCCAGACGGGCATGGCCTGGCTCGGCGCTCCGCTTTACTGGATCCATATCGCGCTCATGGCGGCGTGCCTCGGCGTACTCTGGAAAAACCGCGCAATCCCGGTCTGGCTCCCCATACTGGCCCTGGCCGGAGAACTGGCGGGTCGTGCAGTGTTCTTTTCCGAGACAATCCACACGGCCGTCAATATCGGCGCTCCGTACTGAAAAAAACCCGGGAGCCGAACCACATGGTTCAGCTCCCGGGGTCCCTTCGCAGGCCATTTTTGAACGGCCTGCGAATTTTGAATTTTTCAACGGTCAGCCAGGAACGGGGCGACCTGCGTCCCCGATGGTCATCCTGGCTCAGCCGTGACAGATGACGCCGTCGCGCACCCGCACCAGGGTGTCGGCCCGAGCGGCGATGTCGGCGCTGTGCGTGACCAAAATGATGGTCTTGCCCTTTTGGACGAGATCTTCAAGCACGCCAAGCACCTCCGCCTCCGCCGCCGAATCCAGGTTCCCCGTGGGCTCGTCCATGAGCAGCACCGGCGGATCGTTGGCCAGGGCCCGAGCAATGGCCACGCGCTGCTGCTGCCCCCCGGAGAGCTGCCCCGGCTTGGCATTTGTCTTGTCCGAGAGCCCGACCAGCGCCAGCAGTTCCTCGGCCCGCTCTTTTTGCCGGGCCTCGGACGCGGCGGCCAGCATCAGGGCCGTTTCCACGTTTTCCCGGGCCGTGAGGCTCTGCAGCAGGTTGAAGAACTGGAACACGAACCCGATCTTGCACGAACGCAACGCGGCCAGTTCGCTGTCCCCAAGCGTGAACATGTCCTGCCCGTCGAGATCGACCCGCCCGCTGCTGGGACGGTCCAGCCCCCCGAGCAGATGCATGAGCGTCGATTTGCCGTGCCCCGAGGGGCCGACGATGCAGGTCAGGCCGCCACGCGCGATTTCAAGATCCACGCCGCGCAGGGCCTGGGTCAGGCTTGCGCCCTGGCCATAGGTCTTGGTCAGACCCTGGGCCTTAATGATTGAATCATTCATAGCTGATGGCCTCCACCGGTGAAAGTCTGGACGCGCGCCAGGCGGGATAGAGCCCGGAGAGCATGGCGATGAGCGTCGAAAAAAGCACGGCCCCGGCCAGCATGAGCGGATCGACTCCGCCCTGCGCGCCCTTGACGAAAGACGATGCCGCGTTCTGGCTGATGAGCGGAGTCGCGAGCATGGACGCCACAAGACCCAGCGCGGCCCCGCCGATGCCGCCCAGCAGTCCGTAGATCCCGGATTCGAGCAGGAAGAGGCGAAAGATCGTCCCTCTGGTCGCGCCCATGGCCTGCAGAATGCCGATCTCGCGCTTGCGCTCGTAGGTCGCGGTCATCATGGTGTTGACGATGCCAAAAGCCGCCGCCAGCACGGCCACCGCCGCGATGAGCTGCAGGGTCACGCTGACCGTGCCCACGATGGACAGGACCGAGGCCAACATCTGCTTGTCCGAGACCACGCCCAGGCTCACCACTTCCTTGATCTTGAGAGCATAGGCATCGACCTCTTCCAGGCGGTCCACCCGCACCGCCACGTACGAGACGCGGTCCTGCTGATCGTACAGCGTCTGCGCCACCGGCAGGGACAGGAACACGGTCAGGTCGTCCTTGCCGCCCGTCTCTTCGAGCACCCCGAGCACCGGCAGCTGCGTCCCGCGGATCGTCACTTCCCCGCCCGGCCCAAGGCCGAACTGCCCGGCCACCACCGCGCCGAGCAGCGCGCCATGTTCGCCTGGGGCGTTGAAATAGCGCCCATCCGAGACACGCCACCCCTTGAACGGCAGTGACTCCTCGGTCGGAACGCCCAGCACGGAGACCGGGCGGTTCTGGATGGCCGAACGCTCAGCCAGGAAGGGAATAGCAGTCATGCCGGGGATTGCGCGGATGGCCCCGACCTCTTCGGCGGTGATGGTGGTCGGCAACTGTTCACCGGTCAGGATCGAGACCTGCTCGAAGGCGCAGCTGCCTTTGGGAGTGACAACCAGATTCGCGCCCAGGGCGGCGGACTCCTTGCTGATCTGCGCCGTGAGGCTTCCGCCAAGCGCCACGAAGGTTACAAAAGAGGCCATGCCGATGACGATGCCCAGCAAGGTGAAGACGAACCGCCCCCTGCGACGGACGATGTTCTTGAAAACAAGTTTGGCCGGGGTCATTTAAGGGCCCCCAGATTGTGCTGCCGCAGGGTTTGTATCGTCTCCGCCTTGAACAGATAGCCCGACGCGTCCTTGACCATAACTCCTGTGACCCTGACTTCATCGCCAATGGCGGGCCGCGTGTCGCCAAGCCTGACCGGAAGAAGCGCCTTGGTGCAGCCCGGGCTTGCACACTTCAATTCGCCCAAGTCCATGATGCCCATGACGTTCGGATCCGAGCTGGAATAAGCATAGGCGATCCCGATGACATCCATGGATCCGCTGAAGGCGCCGGGATCAGACACCACCTGCCCCACACCCAGAGGCGGACTGATTTTTTCACAGCCCGTGACAAACAGGGCCATGCCGACCAGAAAGATTCCGCAAAACATGACAATGCGCATGAATTCACTCCTGAAAAGAAAATGGAATACGATCGCCGAATTGCGACGCTGCGCGCACCGGCGGCTTCAAAAAAGAGAATCGGGAAAGGATCAGGTGAATTCAGGAGGAAATTCGGCGGCGCGCAAAAGCGGGTCCGGCGCAGCCAGGACGAGCTGCCACTCGAAACGGCTCGCGGTGCGGCTGACGGTCACGGGGAAACCCTGTTCGGGCAGAAACGAAAGAAAGCCGGAAATCATCCCGCAGACCGAATCGGCGCACTCGGCCGTCGCGGTGGCAGGCTCCGGAGAGCAGTCCTCGCTGCAGCAGGCCTTTTCCAGGCCGTGCAGGAAAACCACAGTGGATATGGAGACGGACATGAGGGTGAACGCAAGCAGCGGCACCAGGACGACTCCGAAGAGACGACCTTGCAACATGCTTATGTGTCCGCGTTGGCTCATGGATTCACGTCGCAGGTCAGTCGGCGGGGTTGGTCTTGGGGCCGAGCAGCTTCTGTCCACCGCCCACGTCCTGCGTCGTACCGGTCATCTCGCGCAGGATGTCCGCGATGGGCGTGCCGTTGGCGTTCACAGCCCGCGGATTGACGCGCACCAGATCCTGCCAGGCCGCGATGGCACCATCCTTGTCGCCGAGGTCGTAGAGCAGCACGATGCCGGTGTTCATGCGCGCCGTCTCATGTCCGGGGTCTACGGCGATGGCCTTGGCGAAGGCGTCCAGGGCCTTCTGGAATTCGCCCAAAGAGCGATGCATGACGCCCATGTCGGTCAGCACGTTGGGATTGCCCGGGCTGATCTCAAGGGCACGGCTGTAAGCCTCGATGGACTTGGCGGGCTGGCCCGTGTCGAAGTAGAGGTTGCCGAGGGTGATCCAGGCGTTCACGTCCTGCGGGTTCAGGGCCACGCGGTCGGAATAGATCTTGATCTGGCCAAGCATGTCATTGCCCTGGGTCTGGGCAGGAGCTTCACCCTGCCCCTTGGTGGAATGAAAAGCCGTGCTGAAGGCGACTCCGATGAGCGCCCCGGCCATCAGGATCACGATCCCGTAAACCAGGGTATTGTTCTTTTTGCCTGGCTGCTGTTTTGTCGATGATTTTGCCATGCATTCTCCTTGTCTGAAATTTTGACCCGGGTTCGGGCGGATACGGACCGGACCTCCCGGAACGCATCCGTGCCCCAAGCAAGCATCGGACCACACGCAGGCACCGACACTACCGCAGTTCAGCAGGAATAAATTCAAGAAAAACAAAATCCTGCACATTGATTGCACGGCGAAACACCCAAAACTGCACATCGAACAGGACCTCGGGAGCAATGGCAAAGCGTCCATTCCAGGCGGCAATCGGCTCGACAGACAGTAACAATCCATACGGCCGTCAATATCGGCGCTCCCTACTGAAAACCCGAAAGGGGCTTGACCACCCGGCCCAGCCCCTTCCGGGCGCATCCATTTTGACCTGCCCTGCCCGCGATTCCCAGCCCTTTCCCCGCAGCCCCGAGCCAGCGCCCCGCCCGTCGTTCCCCCGTTTGGGCCATTTGGCGAATTGCTCCATCCTTTCATTGAGCTGCATCGAGAATGATCATCCAGGCTCACGCCCAAAAAATCCGCAAAGCAAGAGAGATGATTCTGAAACAAATGACGATTTTCTTGAACAATCGTCTGATAGCATCTATAAATTGTTTCAATATGTCAGGTCAGACGCCGATCGGCCACTGTCATCGCGTTCGCTTATGCCACGATGCGCCAAAGCACCTGATGCGAAGTTCCATTGCACCCGCATAAAATACGCCACCCATGGCGCGGTGACCACAAATGCAGAACAACAACCCAAAGCGCCCCCGTTCCGGCAGATTTTTCGATGACATGAGGCTGGCCGAAAATTTCGGGTCCATCCGCTTCCGGCTCGTGGTGCTCGTCGGCATCGGTCTTTTTGTCATGATTGTCGGCGCCATGGCGCTCACTTCCATGTCCATGATCAAAAAGCGGGTCGTTCACGACATCGAGCGGACCCTGCGCTCCAGCCTGCGCATCGCCGGCAATTCCTTTGAACTCTGGGTGAACCAGCGCACGGCCCAGACCGGACAGCTCGGGCACGCCCCGGAACTTGGAAACATCACGCAAACGCTCGCGCGAATCGAGCCCAGGGGCGATCTGCTTCTGGCGTCCTTGGCCCAGCAGCAGGCGAGAAACTTTTTTTCCTCCGCGCACACGTTTCCCTACAGCGGCTTCGCCATCGTCAGCCTCGACTCAGTGACCCTCGCGTCGAGCGACACGACCGAGGTGGGCACAAAGCCAGCCTTTCTGACCAATGACCCGGACGCCATGAAGAAGATCCTTGAAGGCCAATCCCTGGTCATCTTTCCAAGGCTTCCCGAAGACGGCGCGATCGAGTCCGAAGCTCTGGAGATTCTCTTTGCCGGACCGGTCATCAGACTGGACGGCAGGGTGCTCGCGGCCCTCTTTCTTCGCCTGACGGCCAAAGACGGCCTGATGGAACCTATGCTCGACACGGCCGATGATTCTTCCCTGGAGGCATTCGCCTTCAACGACCAAGGGCTGCTCATGACCGGCAGCCGCTTCGACAGTCGGCTGCGCGGCAGCGGCCTGCCCGGGGAAGACCGGCAAAGCGCCCTGACAACCGTGCTTCGTGATCCGGACCAGGATCAGCCCGCCCCGGATTCGGCAAGTTCCATCAATTCAGGGCCCCTGACAAAACCAGCGGCCGGAGCCATCCGTCTTGGGCAGGCGCTTACCGGGACACCTGGCGGAAACACGGAACCCGTCATCGAATCCGACGTCACCGGCTACAGGAGTTACCGGGGCGCGAAGGTCTTCGGGGCCTGGCTCTGGAATCACAGGCTGAATCTGGGCATGGCCGCCGAAATCGACATGGCCGAGGCCCTGCACGACTTTCATTACATCAGGGCCTCGGCCTTCGGCATACTTGGCATCACCCTCTTTCTCGCCGTCGGTTCGACCCTGCTGGTCCTGGGCATTGGCCAACGCACCAGCAGGGCCTGGGCAAAGGTCAGGGACGGCCTCGAGGACATCGTCGAGGAACGCACGGCCGAACTGAAGGCCGGGGAGGAGCAGTTGCGGGCCATCATCGACAATCTCCCGAGCGTGGTCATCCTGAAAGACAGGGACGGCCGCCACCTCATGATCAACGCCTTCTTCGAGCAGGCCACCGGGTTTTCCGCCGAGACGGTCCTTGGGCGCAGGGACGACGAATTCATGCAGCGCGAAGTCGCCGAGAGAATCATGGCCGAGGACCGGGCAGTCCTCGAATCCTGCAGACCCCACAAGTTCGAGGAACAGGTCCCGCATCCCGACGGCACCCTGCACGCCTATCTGACCACCAAGGTGCCGCTGCGCGACGAACAGGGGGCCCCGTTCGCCCTCATCATCCTGGCCACGGACATCACCACGCGCAAAAAGCTTGAAAGGGAGGCCCTTGAGGCCAAGGAGCAAGCCGAGGAGGCCACCAGAGCCAAATCGGACTTTCTGGCCAACATGAGCCATGAAATCCGCACTCCCATGAACGCCATCCTCGGCATGAGCCATCTGACGCTGCAGACCGACCTGACTCCCAAGCAGCGGGACTACCTGTCCAAGATCGACGGCGCGTCCAAGGCCCTGCTACGCATCATCAACGACATCCTCGACTTCTCCAAGATCGAGGCCGGAAAACTCGACATCGAGAACATTGAATTCAATCTGGACGATGTCGTCGACAACCTGGCCGCGATGCTGGTCGTCAAGGTCGAGGAAAAGGGCCTTGAGCTGCTCTTTCGCATTGACCCCACGATCCCGCGCAGCCTCGTGGGCGACCCTCTGCGCCTGGGCCAGATTCTGCTCAACCTCACCGGCAATGCCGTCAAATTCACCGAGCAGGGCGAAATCGTCGTGGCCGCGAAGCTCCTCGAAAAGAGCGCCGACAACGCGCTCATCCGCTTCAGCGTGCAGGACTCCGGCATTGGCTTATCAAGCCAGGAGCAGAAAAAGCTCTTCCAGTCCTTCACCCAGGCCGACACCTCCACGACCCGCAAATTCGGCGGCACCGGCTTGGGGTTGGCCATCAGCAAACGCCTGGCCAGTCTCATGGGCGGGGACATCGGCGTGGACAGCGCGCCTGGCCGTGGAAGCACCTTCTGGTTCACCATCCGGACCGGCCTGCACGACAAGGAAAAAACGCCCCTGCGAATGCCGGTCGATGATCTCAAGGGCATGCGCGTGCTTGTCGTGGATGACAACAGGACGTCCCTTGAGATTCTCTCCGAGGCTTTGGAGAGCATGGGGTGCATCCCCGAAACCGCCCTGTCCGGGGAAGAGGCCCTTGAAAAGATCGTGGCCGCGCCACCGCAAAAGCCTTACGAACTGGTGCTCATGGACTGGAAAATGCCGGGCTGGGACGGCGTTGAGGCGGTCAGGCGCATCAGAAACGAACGACATCTGCCAAAGATGCCCGCCATCATCATGGTCACGGCCTACGGCCGGGAGGAGATCATGCGCCAGGCCGAGACGGTCGGCATGGAAGCGTTTCTCATCAAGCCCGTGAGCCGAAGCATGCTCAAGGACGCAATCATGAAGGTCCTCGGGCACGATGTGCGCCCGGACATCGACGAAAACCCGGCAACCGGCCGTGGCGGAAGCCGCGAAAAAATTCGGGGAGCGCGCATCCTGTTGGCCGAGGACAATGTCATCAACCAGCAGGTCGCCCGCGAAATCCTGGAAAGCGAAGGTCTGGAGGTCGTCGTTGCCGGAGACGGGCGTGAGGCCGTGCGGCTCGCCACGGAGCAGCGCTTCGACCTGATCCTCATGGACATTCAGATGCCCGTAATGGACGGCTTCGAAGCCACGGCGCGACTGCGGGCCATGCCTGAATTCAAGGACATGCCCATTCTGGCCATGACGGCCCACGCCATGGCCAAGGACAGACGCAAAAGCCTGGACATGGGCATGAACGACCACATCACCAAACCCTTCGACCCCAAGGAGCTCTTCTCGGCCCTGACGCGCTGGATCGATCCCGCGCGCATCGATCCCGTGCGCATCGATGCCGCAGGGCACGACGAGGCCGGCCCCAAAGATGCCGCGCTCACGGCGCCGCAGGATGACGCCGTCCTGCCCAGGACGCTGGAAGGCATCGACATCCCAAGCGGACTGGCCCGGGTGAACGGAAACAAAAAACTCTACCGCACCCTGCTGATCAAGCTGCATGACGAATACCGTGACGCCCATGGCAGGATTTGCGAGCTGCTGGACAAGGGGGACATGCATGAAGCCATGCTCCTGGCCCATACCGTCAAAGGCGTCGCCGGAAATCTGGGAGCGGCCCGGATGCAGGCCACGGCGGCCGCGTTGGAGGAGCCCCTCAAAGCCGGTAGCCTCCCGGATACCTCCCGCCTCGACAATTTCAGGACCAGCCTGGAATCCGTCATGCGCGGCCTTGAGCCCCTGGCAGGGCAAACAAGCGCTTCTCCACCGGATCCCGCCGGAGGGGACATCTCGGAAGTCACGGTGCGCCTGGACGTCCTGGAGCGGCTTCTGCCCCAGCTCAAGGCGCGCAAACCAAGACTTTGCGCGCCCATTCTGGAGGAGATGGCGACCCTGAACTGGCCCGGAGAGGCAGTCCGGGACGTGATGGAACTGGAAACGCTGG is a window of Desulfomicrobium macestii DNA encoding:
- a CDS encoding ABC transporter permease, producing MTPAKLVFKNIVRRRGRFVFTLLGIVIGMASFVTFVALGGSLTAQISKESAALGANLVVTPKGSCAFEQVSILTGEQLPTTITAEEVGAIRAIPGMTAIPFLAERSAIQNRPVSVLGVPTEESLPFKGWRVSDGRYFNAPGEHGALLGAVVAGQFGLGPGGEVTIRGTQLPVLGVLEETGGKDDLTVFLSLPVAQTLYDQQDRVSYVAVRVDRLEEVDAYALKIKEVVSLGVVSDKQMLASVLSIVGTVSVTLQLIAAVAVLAAAFGIVNTMMTATYERKREIGILQAMGATRGTIFRLFLLESGIYGLLGGIGGAALGLVASMLATPLISQNAASSFVKGAQGGVDPLMLAGAVLFSTLIAMLSGLYPAWRASRLSPVEAISYE
- a CDS encoding tetratricopeptide repeat protein, with the translated sequence MAKSSTKQQPGKKNNTLVYGIVILMAGALIGVAFSTAFHSTKGQGEAPAQTQGNDMLGQIKIYSDRVALNPQDVNAWITLGNLYFDTGQPAKSIEAYSRALEISPGNPNVLTDMGVMHRSLGEFQKALDAFAKAIAVDPGHETARMNTGIVLLYDLGDKDGAIAAWQDLVRVNPRAVNANGTPIADILREMTGTTQDVGGGQKLLGPKTNPAD
- a CDS encoding response regulator, encoding MQNNNPKRPRSGRFFDDMRLAENFGSIRFRLVVLVGIGLFVMIVGAMALTSMSMIKKRVVHDIERTLRSSLRIAGNSFELWVNQRTAQTGQLGHAPELGNITQTLARIEPRGDLLLASLAQQQARNFFSSAHTFPYSGFAIVSLDSVTLASSDTTEVGTKPAFLTNDPDAMKKILEGQSLVIFPRLPEDGAIESEALEILFAGPVIRLDGRVLAALFLRLTAKDGLMEPMLDTADDSSLEAFAFNDQGLLMTGSRFDSRLRGSGLPGEDRQSALTTVLRDPDQDQPAPDSASSINSGPLTKPAAGAIRLGQALTGTPGGNTEPVIESDVTGYRSYRGAKVFGAWLWNHRLNLGMAAEIDMAEALHDFHYIRASAFGILGITLFLAVGSTLLVLGIGQRTSRAWAKVRDGLEDIVEERTAELKAGEEQLRAIIDNLPSVVILKDRDGRHLMINAFFEQATGFSAETVLGRRDDEFMQREVAERIMAEDRAVLESCRPHKFEEQVPHPDGTLHAYLTTKVPLRDEQGAPFALIILATDITTRKKLEREALEAKEQAEEATRAKSDFLANMSHEIRTPMNAILGMSHLTLQTDLTPKQRDYLSKIDGASKALLRIINDILDFSKIEAGKLDIENIEFNLDDVVDNLAAMLVVKVEEKGLELLFRIDPTIPRSLVGDPLRLGQILLNLTGNAVKFTEQGEIVVAAKLLEKSADNALIRFSVQDSGIGLSSQEQKKLFQSFTQADTSTTRKFGGTGLGLAISKRLASLMGGDIGVDSAPGRGSTFWFTIRTGLHDKEKTPLRMPVDDLKGMRVLVVDDNRTSLEILSEALESMGCIPETALSGEEALEKIVAAPPQKPYELVLMDWKMPGWDGVEAVRRIRNERHLPKMPAIIMVTAYGREEIMRQAETVGMEAFLIKPVSRSMLKDAIMKVLGHDVRPDIDENPATGRGGSREKIRGARILLAEDNVINQQVAREILESEGLEVVVAGDGREAVRLATEQRFDLILMDIQMPVMDGFEATARLRAMPEFKDMPILAMTAHAMAKDRRKSLDMGMNDHITKPFDPKELFSALTRWIDPARIDPVRIDAAGHDEAGPKDAALTAPQDDAVLPRTLEGIDIPSGLARVNGNKKLYRTLLIKLHDEYRDAHGRICELLDKGDMHEAMLLAHTVKGVAGNLGAARMQATAAALEEPLKAGSLPDTSRLDNFRTSLESVMRGLEPLAGQTSASPPDPAGGDISEVTVRLDVLERLLPQLKARKPRLCAPILEEMATLNWPGEAVRDVMELETLVKKYNFSDALTVAENLLRITGA